A part of Arachis hypogaea cultivar Tifrunner chromosome 12, arahy.Tifrunner.gnm2.J5K5, whole genome shotgun sequence genomic DNA contains:
- the LOC112729538 gene encoding probable disease resistance protein RF45: MFWMAHGLLQPTREEEDAEDIGELYIKKLVSTSLLQIDDGDDHFRLFDFQNLMTFKRLKMHDLIHDVAQLTMKESSKTRTTVQVGQQEASIEWTSNKFNYLRVLQLKKDMELSSLPDDDCFVKMKKHLRYLYLENCPSLKKLTDSICKMQNLQSLYLDEFPKNMKYLIHLQYLFLMGIKITSLSSMNIGRFQQLKFLYLQCPKLVSVPSAVGRLTTLKKLGLLWCEELMNFEDEEEEGKQHVVVNNLNLQLFLIIGSKKLNALPKWLERATKLQYLSISITGIKSLPTRLSMTSLEELYIYHCKNLSSLPNMDQTHHLQYLVVYDCPALYAKYNKETGPDWSKIAHIPHCKIDEDDDNDDDGDGDDDDDDEEFMTMMKMMIE, encoded by the exons ATGTTCTGGATGGCTCATGGACTCCTCCAACCTACACGCGAAGAAGAAGACGCAGAAGATATTGGGGAGTTATATATTAAAAAGCTTGTTTCAACATCTTTACTTCAAATTGATGATGGAGATGATCATTTTCGCCTCTTTGATTTCCAAAATTTAATGACATTTAAAAGACTCAAAATGCATGATCTTATACATGATGTTGCACAATTAACAATGAAAGAGTCAAGCAAGACAAGAACCACTGTGCAAGTGGGACAACAAGAAGCATCAATAGAATGGACCTCTAACAAGTTCAACTATCTGAGGGTGTTGCAACTAAAAAAAGATATGGAGTTGAGCTCGTTGCCTGATGATGATTGCTTTGTCAAAATGAAGAAGCACTTGAGATATCTCTATCTTGAAAATTGTCCTAGTTTGAAAAAGCTAACTGATTCCATTTGTAAGATGCAAAATTTGCAGAGTTTGTACCTTGATGAGTTTCCCAAAAACATGAAATATCTGATCCATCTTCAATATTTGTTTTTGATGGGAATCAAAATTACAAGTTTGTCCTCAATGAACATAGGGCGCTTCCAACAACTCAAATTCTTGTATCTTCAATGTCCAAAGTTAGTGTCCGTACCAAGTGCTGTTGGTCGCTTGACTACTTTAAAGAAGCTGGGCTTACTTTGGTGTGAAGAGCTGATGAATTttgaggatgaagaggaagaaggaaaACAACATGTGGTAGTAAATAATTTAAACCTTCAATTATTCTTAATTATTGGATCAAAAAAGTTGAATGCTTTACCAAAATGGCTTGAAAGAGCAACTAAATTGCAATATTTGAGTATAAGCATAACAGGGATAAAATCATTGCCCACAAGGTTGTCCATGACTTCTCTTGAAGAACTTTATATCTATCATTGTAAAAATTTGTCATCTCTTCCCAACATGGATCAAACTCATCATCTTCAGTATTTAGTGGTATATGATTGTCCCGCATTATATGCAAAGTACAATAAGGAGACAGGTCCAGATTGGTCCAAAATTGCTCATATTCCACATTGCAAG attgatgaagatgatgataatgatgatgatggtgatggtgatgatgatgatgatgatgaagaatttatgacgatgatgaagatgatgattgaATAA